A window of Lagenorhynchus albirostris chromosome 11, mLagAlb1.1, whole genome shotgun sequence contains these coding sequences:
- the TNS2 gene encoding tensin-2 isoform X3, which yields MKSSGPVERLLRALGRRDSSRATNRPRKAEPHSFREKVFRKKPPVCAVCKVTIDGTGVSCRVCKVATHRKCEAKVTSSCQALPPTELRRNTAPVRRIEHLGSTKSLNYSKQRSTLPRLRLLPRSFSLDPLMERRWDLDLTYVTERILAAAFPARPDEQRHRGHLRELAHVLQSKHRDKYLLFNLSEKRHDLTRLNPKVQDFGWPELHAPPLDKLCSICKAMETWLSADPQHVVVLYCKGSKGKLGVIVSAYMHYSKISAGADQALATLTMRKFCEDKVASELQPSQRRYISYFSGLLSGSIRMNSSPLFLHYVLVPMLPAFEPGTGFQPFLKIYQSMQLVYTSGIYHVAGPGPQQLCISLEPALLLKGDVMVTCYHRGSRGTDRTLVFRVQFHTCTIHGPRLTFPKDQLDEAWADERFPFQASVEFVFSSSPEKIKGSTPRNEPSVSVDYNTAEPAVRWDSYENFNLHHEDSVDDSVTHTRGPLDGSPYAQVQRAPRQTPPAPSPEPPPPPLLSVSSDSGHSSTLTAEPAAESPGRPPPTAAERRELERLLGGCGVAAGGRGAGRETAILDDEEQPPAGGGPRLGMYSGHRPGLSRHCSCRQGYREPCGVPNGGYYRPEGTLERRRLAYGAYEGPPQGYAEASVEKRRLCRSLSEGPYPYPPELGKPANGDFGYRAPGYREVVILEDPGLPALCSCPACEEKLALPTAALYGLRLEREAGEGWADEAGKALLHPVRPGHPLPLLVPSCGHHHAPVPGYSCLKPPKAGEEGHEGCSYALCPEGRYGHPGYPALVTYGYGGAVPSYCPAYGRAPHSCGSPGEGRRYPSSGAHSPRAGSISPGSPPYPQSRNLSYEIPAEEGGDRYPPPGHLAPAGPLASAESPEPVSWRESPSGHSTLPRSPRDAQCSASSELSGPSTPLHTSSPVQGKESARRQDTRSPTLAPTQRLSPGEALPPASQGGAERAPELPARSGPEPPAPGPFSPASPPSSPNDWPQERSPGGRSDSTSPRGPVPTTLPGLRHAPWQGLRDSPDSPDGSPLTPVPTQMPWLVASPELPRSSPVPAFPLAASYDISGPTQPPLPEKRHLLGPGQQPGPWGPEQASPPARGTSHHVTFAPLLPDNAPQPPEPPMQESQSNVKFVQDTSKFWYKPHLSRDQAIALLKDKDPGAFLIRDSHSFQGAYGLALKVATPPPSAQPWKGDPLEQLVRHFLIETGPKGVKIKGCPSEPYFGKGRIPRPWLPACLPAFPRGRQRLLSISQHCHSPLAPVSRRSSGGGPRGPSARQHEHSGRPPAPGRRLQCALPDLSGDGVADRPPSGGAGQLRSSELQPPPHASHCPLQGLSPGHHADGQPEEALLSPPLSSEQHHLRQH from the exons ATGAAGTCCAGCGGCCCAGTGGAGAGGCTGCTCAGagccctggggaggagggacagCAGCCGGgccaccaacagg CCTAGGAAAGCTGAGCCACATAGCTTCCGGGAGAAGGTTTTCCGGAAGAAACCACCGGTCTGTGCAGTGTGTAAGGTGACCATCGATGGGACAGGCGTCTCATGCCGAG TCTGCAAGGTTGCGACACACAGAAAATGTGAAGCAAAG GTGACTTCGTCCTGTCAGGCCTTGCCTCCCACGGAGCTG CGGAGAAACACGGCCCCTGTGAGGCGCATAGAGCACCTG GGATCCACCAAGTCTCTGAACTACTCAAAGCAACGCAGCACTCTGCCCAG GCTTCGCCTCCTCCCCAGGAGCTTCAGCCTGGATCCTCTCATGGAGCGCCGCTGGGACTTGGACCTCACCTACGTGACGGAGCGGATCCTGGCCGCCGCCTTCCCCGCGCGGCCCGACGAACAGCGACACCGGGGACACCTGCGCGAGCTGGCTCACGTGCTGCAATCCAAGCACCGCGACAAGTACCTG CTCTTCAACCTTTCAGAGAAAAGACATGACCTGACCCGCCTAAACCCCAAG GTCCAGGACTTTGGCTGGCCTGAGCTGCACGCGCCCCCGCTGGACAAGCTGTGCTCCATCTGCAAAGCCATGGAGACGTGGCTCAGTGCTGACCCGCAGCATGTGGTCGTACTGTACTGCAAG GGGAGCAAGGGCAAGCTTGGGGTCATCGTCTCTGCCTACATGCACTACAGCAAGATCTCTGCAGG GGCGGACCAGGCGCTGGCTACCCTTACCATGCGGAAGTTCTGTGAGGACAAGGTGGCCTCGGAGCTGCAGCCCTCCCAGCGCCG GTATATCAGCTACTTCAGTGGTCTGCTGTCCGGCTCCATCAGAATGAACAGCAGCCCTCTCTTCCTGCACTATGTGCTCGTGCCCATGCTGCCAGCCTTTGAACCTGGCACGG GTTTCCAGCCCTTCCTCAAGATCTACCAGTCCATGCAGCTTGTCTACACGTCTGGAATCTA tcATGTTGCAGGCCCTGGTCCCCAGCAGCTTTGCATCAGCCTGGAGCCGGCTCTCCTCCTCAAAGGCGATGTCATG gTGACGTGCTATCACAGGGGTAGCCGGGGGACTGACCGGACCCTCGTGTTCCGAGTCCAGTTCCACACGTGTACCATCCATGGACCACGGCTCACCTTCCCCAAGGACCAGCTGGACGAGGCCTGGGCCG ACGAGAGGTTCCCCTTCCAAGCCTCGGTGGAGTTCGTCTTCTCCTCCAGCCCAGAGAAGATCAAAG GCAGCACCCCACGGAACGAGCCCTCGGTCTCTGTTGACTACAACACGGCAGAACCTGCCGTGCGCTGGGACTCTTACGAGAACTTCAACCTGCACCACGAGGACAGTGTGGATG ACTCCGTCACCCATACCCGGGGGCCCCTGGATGGCAGTCCTTACGCCCAGGTGCAGCGGGCCCCCCGCCAGACCCCGCCGGCGCCCTCTCCggagccgcccccgcccccgctgcTCTCTGTCAGCAGCGATTCTGGCCATTCGTCCACGCTGACCGCCGAGCCCGCCGCCGAGTCCCCTGGCCGGCCACCCCCGACAGCTGCCGAGCGGCGGGAGCTGGAGCGCCTCCTGGGGGGCTGTGGCGTGGCCGCCGGGGGCCGGGGAGCTGGGCGTGAGACGGCCATCCTCGatgatgaagagcagcccccggcGGGCGGAGGCCCCCGCCTTGGAATGTATTCGGGACACAGGCCTGGCCTCAGCCGCCACTGCTCCTGCCGCCAGGGCTACCGGGAACCCTGCGGGGTCCCCAATGGGGGCTACTACCGGCCAGAGGGGACCCTGGAGAGGAGGCGGCTGGCCTACGGGGCCTACGAGGGGCCCCCACAGGGCTATGCTGAGGCCTCCGTGGAGAAGAGGCGCCTCTGCCGATCGCTGTCTGAGGGGCCGTACCCCTACCCGCCTGAGCTGGGGAAACCGGCCAACGGGGACTTTGGCTACCGCGCCCCAGGCTACCGGGAGGTGGTGATCCTGGAGGACCCTGGGCTGCCTGCCCTGTGCTCATGCCCCGCCTGTGAGGAGAAGCTAGCGCTGCCCACGGCAGCCCTCTATGGGCTGCGCCTggagagggaggctggagaggggtGGGCGGATGAGGCTGGCAAGGCCCTCCTGCACCCGGTGCGGCCTGGGCACCCGCTGCCCCTGCTGGTGCCTTCCTGTGGGCACCACCATGCCCCAGTGCCCGGCTACAGCTGCCTGAAGCCGCCCAAGGCAGGCGAGGAAGGGCATGAGGGCTGCTCCTACGCCTTGTGCCCCGAAGGCAGGTATGGGCATCCAGGGTACCCTGCCCTGGTGACATACGGCTATGGAGGAGCGGTTCCCAGTTACTGCCCAGCGTATGGCCGGGCGCCTCACAGCTGCGGGTCTCCAGGCGAGGGCAGAAGGTATCCCAGCTCTGGTGCCCACTCCCCCCGGGCTGGCTCCATTTCCCCCGGCAGCCCACCCTACCCCCAATCCAGGAACCTCAGCTACGAGATCcctgcagaggagggaggggacaggtaTCCGCCGCCGGGGCACCTGGCCCCAGCAGGACCCTTGGCATCTGCAG AGTCGCCGGAGCCGGTGTCCTGGAGGGAGAGCCCCAGCGGGCACAGCACCCTGCCTCGGTCTCCCCGAGATGCCCAGTGCAGTGCCTCTTCTGAGCTGTCCGGTCCCTCCACGCCCCTGCACACCAGCAGCCCAGTCCAGGGCAAGGAGAG CGCCCGACGGCAGGACACTAGGTCCCCCACCTTGGCGCCCACTCAGAGACTGAGTCCCGGAGAGGCCTTGCCACCTGCTTCCCAGGGAGGGGCTGAAAGAGCTCCAGAGCTGCCAGCAAGAAGTGGGCCTGAGCCTCCGGCCCCTGgtcccttctccccagcctccccgccCAGCTCACCCAACGACTGGCCTCAGGAGAGGAGCCCGGGGGGCCGTTCGGACAGCACCAGTCCAAGGGGCCCTGTACCCACCACCCTGCCCGGCCTCCGCCACGCCCCCTGGCAGGGCCTTCGAGACTCCCCGGACAGCCCAGACGGGTCCCCCCTCACCCCTGTGCCTACTCAGATGCCCTGGCTTGTGGCTAGCCCAGAGCTGCCACGGAGCTCACCCGTACCTGCCTTCCCTCTGGCTGCATCTTATGACATCAGTGGCCCTACCCAGCCCCCACTTCCCGAGAAGCGCCACCTGCTGGGGCCTGGGCAACAGCCGGGACCCTGGGGCCCAGAGCAGGCATCGCCACCAGCCAGAGGCACGAGTCACCATGTCACCTTTGCACCTCTGCTCCCGGATAatgccccccaacccccag AGCCCCCTATGCAAGAGAGCCAGAGCAACGTCAAGTTTGTCCAGGATACGTCCAAGTTCTGGTATAAGCCACACCTGTCCCGTGACCAAG CCATTGCCCTGCTGAAGGACAAGGACCCTGGGGCCTTCTTGATCAGGGACAGTCATTCATTCCAAGGAGCCTATGGGCTGGCTCTCAAGGTGGCTACGCCCCCACCCAGCGCCCAGCCCTGGAAAG GGGACCCCTTGGAACAGCTGGTCCGCCATTTTCTCATTGAGACTGGGCCCAAAGGGGTGAAGATCAAGGGGTGCCCCAGCGAGCCCTACTTTG GCAAAGGCAGAATCCCTAGGCCCTGGCTTcccgcctgcctgcctgccttccctcGGGGACGGCAGAGGTTGCTCTCCATCTCCCAGCACTGCCACTCCCCACTGGCCCCCGTTTCCCGCAGATCCTCTGGAGGAGGCCCCAGAGGCCCCAGCGCCCGCCAACATGAGCACAGCGGCAGACCTCCTGCGCCAGGGCGCCG cctgCAGTGTGCTCTACCTGACCTCAGTGGAGACGGAGTCGCTGACAGGCCCCCAAGCGGTGGCGCGGGCCAGCTCCGCAGCTCTGAGCTGCAGCCCCCGCCCCACGCCAGCCATTGTCCACTTCAAGGTCTCAGCCCAGGGCATCACGCTGACGGACAACCAGAGGAA GCTCTTCTTTCGCCGCCATTATCCAGTGAACAGCATCACCTTCGCCAGCACTGA
- the TNS2 gene encoding tensin-2 isoform X9 → MKSSGPVERLLRALGRRDSSRATNRPRKAEPHSFREKVFRKKPPVCAVCKVTIDGTGVSCRVCKVATHRKCEAKVTSSCQALPPTELRRNTAPVRRIEHLGSTKSLNYSKQRSTLPRLRLLPRSFSLDPLMERRWDLDLTYVTERILAAAFPARPDEQRHRGHLRELAHVLQSKHRDKYLLFNLSEKRHDLTRLNPKVQDFGWPELHAPPLDKLCSICKAMETWLSADPQHVVVLYCKGSKGKLGVIVSAYMHYSKISAGADQALATLTMRKFCEDKVASELQPSQRRYISYFSGLLSGSIRMNSSPLFLHYVLVPMLPAFEPGTGFQPFLKIYQSMQLVYTSGIYHVAGPGPQQLCISLEPALLLKGDVMVTCYHRGSRGTDRTLVFRVQFHTCTIHGPRLTFPKDQLDEAWADERFPFQASVEFVFSSSPEKIKGSTPRNEPSVSVDYNTAEPAVRWDSYENFNLHHEDSVDDSVTHTRGPLDGSPYAQVQRAPRQTPPAPSPEPPPPPLLSVSSDSGHSSTLTAEPAAESPGRPPPTAAERRELERLLGGCGVAAGGRGAGRETAILDDEEQPPAGGGPRLGMYSGHRPGLSRHCSCRQGYREPCGVPNGGYYRPEGTLERRRLAYGAYEGPPQGYAEASVEKRRLCRSLSEGPYPYPPELGKPANGDFGYRAPGYREVVILEDPGLPALCSCPACEEKLALPTAALYGLRLEREAGEGWADEAGKALLHPVRPGHPLPLLVPSCGHHHAPVPGYSCLKPPKAGEEGHEGCSYALCPEGRYGHPGYPALVTYGYGGAVPSYCPAYGRAPHSCGSPGEGRRYPSSGAHSPRAGSISPGSPPYPQSRNLSYEIPAEEGGDRYPPPGHLAPAGPLASAESPEPVSWRESPSGHSTLPRSPRDAQCSASSELSGPSTPLHTSSPVQGKESARRQDTRSPTLAPTQRLSPGEALPPASQGGAERAPELPARSGPEPPAPGPFSPASPPSSPNDWPQERSPGGRSDSTSPRGPVPTTLPGLRHAPWQGLRDSPDSPDGSPLTPVPTQMPWLVASPELPRSSPVPAFPLAASYDISGPTQPPLPEKRHLLGPGQQPGPWGPEQASPPARGTSHHVTFAPLLPDNAPQPPEPPMQESQSNVKFVQDTSKFWYKPHLSRDQAIALLKDKDPGAFLIRDSHSFQGAYGLALKVATPPPSAQPWKGDPLEQLVRHFLIETGPKGVKIKGCPSEPYFGSLSALVSQHSISPLSLPCCLRIPSKDPLEEAPEAPAPANMSTAADLLRQGAGLSPGHHADGQPEEVSALLSPPLSSEQHHLRQH, encoded by the exons ATGAAGTCCAGCGGCCCAGTGGAGAGGCTGCTCAGagccctggggaggagggacagCAGCCGGgccaccaacagg CCTAGGAAAGCTGAGCCACATAGCTTCCGGGAGAAGGTTTTCCGGAAGAAACCACCGGTCTGTGCAGTGTGTAAGGTGACCATCGATGGGACAGGCGTCTCATGCCGAG TCTGCAAGGTTGCGACACACAGAAAATGTGAAGCAAAG GTGACTTCGTCCTGTCAGGCCTTGCCTCCCACGGAGCTG CGGAGAAACACGGCCCCTGTGAGGCGCATAGAGCACCTG GGATCCACCAAGTCTCTGAACTACTCAAAGCAACGCAGCACTCTGCCCAG GCTTCGCCTCCTCCCCAGGAGCTTCAGCCTGGATCCTCTCATGGAGCGCCGCTGGGACTTGGACCTCACCTACGTGACGGAGCGGATCCTGGCCGCCGCCTTCCCCGCGCGGCCCGACGAACAGCGACACCGGGGACACCTGCGCGAGCTGGCTCACGTGCTGCAATCCAAGCACCGCGACAAGTACCTG CTCTTCAACCTTTCAGAGAAAAGACATGACCTGACCCGCCTAAACCCCAAG GTCCAGGACTTTGGCTGGCCTGAGCTGCACGCGCCCCCGCTGGACAAGCTGTGCTCCATCTGCAAAGCCATGGAGACGTGGCTCAGTGCTGACCCGCAGCATGTGGTCGTACTGTACTGCAAG GGGAGCAAGGGCAAGCTTGGGGTCATCGTCTCTGCCTACATGCACTACAGCAAGATCTCTGCAGG GGCGGACCAGGCGCTGGCTACCCTTACCATGCGGAAGTTCTGTGAGGACAAGGTGGCCTCGGAGCTGCAGCCCTCCCAGCGCCG GTATATCAGCTACTTCAGTGGTCTGCTGTCCGGCTCCATCAGAATGAACAGCAGCCCTCTCTTCCTGCACTATGTGCTCGTGCCCATGCTGCCAGCCTTTGAACCTGGCACGG GTTTCCAGCCCTTCCTCAAGATCTACCAGTCCATGCAGCTTGTCTACACGTCTGGAATCTA tcATGTTGCAGGCCCTGGTCCCCAGCAGCTTTGCATCAGCCTGGAGCCGGCTCTCCTCCTCAAAGGCGATGTCATG gTGACGTGCTATCACAGGGGTAGCCGGGGGACTGACCGGACCCTCGTGTTCCGAGTCCAGTTCCACACGTGTACCATCCATGGACCACGGCTCACCTTCCCCAAGGACCAGCTGGACGAGGCCTGGGCCG ACGAGAGGTTCCCCTTCCAAGCCTCGGTGGAGTTCGTCTTCTCCTCCAGCCCAGAGAAGATCAAAG GCAGCACCCCACGGAACGAGCCCTCGGTCTCTGTTGACTACAACACGGCAGAACCTGCCGTGCGCTGGGACTCTTACGAGAACTTCAACCTGCACCACGAGGACAGTGTGGATG ACTCCGTCACCCATACCCGGGGGCCCCTGGATGGCAGTCCTTACGCCCAGGTGCAGCGGGCCCCCCGCCAGACCCCGCCGGCGCCCTCTCCggagccgcccccgcccccgctgcTCTCTGTCAGCAGCGATTCTGGCCATTCGTCCACGCTGACCGCCGAGCCCGCCGCCGAGTCCCCTGGCCGGCCACCCCCGACAGCTGCCGAGCGGCGGGAGCTGGAGCGCCTCCTGGGGGGCTGTGGCGTGGCCGCCGGGGGCCGGGGAGCTGGGCGTGAGACGGCCATCCTCGatgatgaagagcagcccccggcGGGCGGAGGCCCCCGCCTTGGAATGTATTCGGGACACAGGCCTGGCCTCAGCCGCCACTGCTCCTGCCGCCAGGGCTACCGGGAACCCTGCGGGGTCCCCAATGGGGGCTACTACCGGCCAGAGGGGACCCTGGAGAGGAGGCGGCTGGCCTACGGGGCCTACGAGGGGCCCCCACAGGGCTATGCTGAGGCCTCCGTGGAGAAGAGGCGCCTCTGCCGATCGCTGTCTGAGGGGCCGTACCCCTACCCGCCTGAGCTGGGGAAACCGGCCAACGGGGACTTTGGCTACCGCGCCCCAGGCTACCGGGAGGTGGTGATCCTGGAGGACCCTGGGCTGCCTGCCCTGTGCTCATGCCCCGCCTGTGAGGAGAAGCTAGCGCTGCCCACGGCAGCCCTCTATGGGCTGCGCCTggagagggaggctggagaggggtGGGCGGATGAGGCTGGCAAGGCCCTCCTGCACCCGGTGCGGCCTGGGCACCCGCTGCCCCTGCTGGTGCCTTCCTGTGGGCACCACCATGCCCCAGTGCCCGGCTACAGCTGCCTGAAGCCGCCCAAGGCAGGCGAGGAAGGGCATGAGGGCTGCTCCTACGCCTTGTGCCCCGAAGGCAGGTATGGGCATCCAGGGTACCCTGCCCTGGTGACATACGGCTATGGAGGAGCGGTTCCCAGTTACTGCCCAGCGTATGGCCGGGCGCCTCACAGCTGCGGGTCTCCAGGCGAGGGCAGAAGGTATCCCAGCTCTGGTGCCCACTCCCCCCGGGCTGGCTCCATTTCCCCCGGCAGCCCACCCTACCCCCAATCCAGGAACCTCAGCTACGAGATCcctgcagaggagggaggggacaggtaTCCGCCGCCGGGGCACCTGGCCCCAGCAGGACCCTTGGCATCTGCAG AGTCGCCGGAGCCGGTGTCCTGGAGGGAGAGCCCCAGCGGGCACAGCACCCTGCCTCGGTCTCCCCGAGATGCCCAGTGCAGTGCCTCTTCTGAGCTGTCCGGTCCCTCCACGCCCCTGCACACCAGCAGCCCAGTCCAGGGCAAGGAGAG CGCCCGACGGCAGGACACTAGGTCCCCCACCTTGGCGCCCACTCAGAGACTGAGTCCCGGAGAGGCCTTGCCACCTGCTTCCCAGGGAGGGGCTGAAAGAGCTCCAGAGCTGCCAGCAAGAAGTGGGCCTGAGCCTCCGGCCCCTGgtcccttctccccagcctccccgccCAGCTCACCCAACGACTGGCCTCAGGAGAGGAGCCCGGGGGGCCGTTCGGACAGCACCAGTCCAAGGGGCCCTGTACCCACCACCCTGCCCGGCCTCCGCCACGCCCCCTGGCAGGGCCTTCGAGACTCCCCGGACAGCCCAGACGGGTCCCCCCTCACCCCTGTGCCTACTCAGATGCCCTGGCTTGTGGCTAGCCCAGAGCTGCCACGGAGCTCACCCGTACCTGCCTTCCCTCTGGCTGCATCTTATGACATCAGTGGCCCTACCCAGCCCCCACTTCCCGAGAAGCGCCACCTGCTGGGGCCTGGGCAACAGCCGGGACCCTGGGGCCCAGAGCAGGCATCGCCACCAGCCAGAGGCACGAGTCACCATGTCACCTTTGCACCTCTGCTCCCGGATAatgccccccaacccccag AGCCCCCTATGCAAGAGAGCCAGAGCAACGTCAAGTTTGTCCAGGATACGTCCAAGTTCTGGTATAAGCCACACCTGTCCCGTGACCAAG CCATTGCCCTGCTGAAGGACAAGGACCCTGGGGCCTTCTTGATCAGGGACAGTCATTCATTCCAAGGAGCCTATGGGCTGGCTCTCAAGGTGGCTACGCCCCCACCCAGCGCCCAGCCCTGGAAAG GGGACCCCTTGGAACAGCTGGTCCGCCATTTTCTCATTGAGACTGGGCCCAAAGGGGTGAAGATCAAGGGGTGCCCCAGCGAGCCCTACTTTG GCAGCCTGTCGGCCCTGGTCTCCCAGCATTCCATCTCCCCGCTGTCCCTGCCCTGCTGCCTGCGCATTCCCAGCAAAG ATCCTCTGGAGGAGGCCCCAGAGGCCCCAGCGCCCGCCAACATGAGCACAGCGGCAGACCTCCTGCGCCAGGGCGCCG GTCTCAGCCCAGGGCATCACGCTGACGGACAACCAGAGGAAGTGAGT GCTCTTCTTTCGCCGCCATTATCCAGTGAACAGCATCACCTTCGCCAGCACTGA